The following are encoded together in the Triticum dicoccoides isolate Atlit2015 ecotype Zavitan chromosome 6B, WEW_v2.0, whole genome shotgun sequence genome:
- the LOC119325719 gene encoding acetylajmalan esterase-like encodes MASPALLRYLVVLLLLVGCLGWPVPPPPRMVDGITAIYNFGDSISDTGNFIREGAVGLMEHTGKLPYGSAIGGPTGRCSDGYLMIDFLAQDLGLPLLSPYLDKGADFTHGVNFAVTGATALDTAALARIGVNMTHTNSSLAVQLQRFKDFMASTSKTPSEAREKLASSLVLVGEIGGNDYNYAFAMNSPQPNGGLNNIGRMITGAVESLALVPQVVRSITGAAKELLDMGATRVVIPGNFPLGCVPSYLHAVNETDRAAYDGNGCLIGLNLFAQMHNVLLLQGIRELRQLYPSATIAYADYFSAYVQMLRGASKMGFDAAAATKACCGAGGGAYNFDMDRICGAPGTAVCARPEEYLSWDGVHLTQHAYKVMTELLYHRGLASPAPVNFPRM; translated from the coding sequence ATGGCCTCGCCGGCTCTTCTCCGCTACCTGGTTGTGCTACTCCTCCTAGTAGGCTGCCTCGGGTGGCCCGTCCCACCTCCTCCGAGGATGGTCGATGGCATCACGGCCATATACAACTTCGGGGACTCCATATCGGACACCGGGAACTTCATCCGGGAAGGCGCCGTCGGGCTGATGGAGCACACCGGGAAGCTCCCCTACGGCTCCGCCATCGGCGGCCCCACCGGCCGATGCTCCGACGGCTACCTTATGATCGACTTCCTCGCCCAGGATCTTGGGCTGCCGTTGCTGAGCCCGTACCTCGACAAGGGCGCCGACTTCACGCACGGCGTCAACTTCGCCGTCACGGGCGCCACCGCCCTCGACACGGCGGCCCTTGCCAGGATAGGGGTCAACATGACACACACCAACAGCTCCCTCGCTGTCCAGCTCCAACGGTTCAAGGATTTCATGGCCAGCACCTCCAAAACCCCCTCAGAGGCGCGCGAGAAGCTGGCGAGCTCGCTGGTCCTGGTCGGAGAGATCGGCGGGAACGACTACAACTACGCCTTCGCCATGAACAGCCCTCAGCCCAACGGCGGCCTCAACAACATCGGGCGCATGATAACCGGCGCGGTGGAGTCGCTGGCCCTTGTCCCGCAGGTCGTCAGGTCCATCACGGGCGCGGCCAAGGAGCTGCTCGACATGGGCGCCACGCGGGTGGTGATCCCGGGCAACTTCCCGCTCGGCTGCGTGCCGAGCTACCTCCACGCCGTGAACGAGACGGACCGGGCGGCATacgacggcaacggctgcctcatcGGGCTCAACCTCTTCGCGCAGATGCACAACGTGCTGCTGCTGCAGGGCATCCGGGAGCTGCGCCAGCTCTACCCGTCCGCGACCATCGCCTACGCCGACTACTTCTCGGCCTACGTGCAGATGCTGAGGGGCGCGTCCAAGATGGGATTCGACGCGGCGGCCGCGACCAAGGCGTgctgcggcgcgggcggcggcgcgtacAACTTCGACATGGACAGGATCTGCGGCGCGCCGGGGACGGCGGTGTGCGCGAGGCCGGAAGAGTACCTTAGCTGGGACGGCGTCCACCTGACGCAGCATGCCTACAAGGTCATGACCGAGCTGCTCTACCACCGAGGCCTCGCGTCTCCTGCGCCGGTGAATTTCCCGCGCATGTAG